Proteins encoded by one window of Geobacter sp. DSM 9736:
- a CDS encoding hemerythrin domain-containing protein, with protein MRILNEMQNRRTFLKRGSMILAAAPLLHPGHTLAAEPPEGEDIPAVEELMREHGILDRLLLIYEDIALRLAEERELPEEALPQATYLIRRYVQDFHEKLEEEYVFPWFASIEGFSPLVKVLVQQHKAGRLHVERLNRLGDREALGNPRNRSDVAKSLKAFITMYRPHKSREDTVLFPALHERATAYDLASLSEIFMEREEKTFGTWIFREMVEEVGMVEKELNIYRLELFTPEI; from the coding sequence ATGCGAATTCTTAACGAGATGCAGAACCGAAGGACCTTCCTCAAACGAGGATCGATGATACTTGCCGCCGCGCCGCTCCTGCACCCGGGCCATACCCTCGCAGCGGAACCTCCGGAGGGGGAGGATATACCGGCCGTGGAAGAACTGATGCGAGAACACGGAATACTGGACCGGCTGCTGCTTATTTATGAAGATATCGCCCTGCGATTGGCGGAGGAGCGTGAACTTCCCGAAGAAGCCCTTCCACAGGCGACGTACCTGATTCGCCGCTACGTCCAGGATTTTCACGAAAAGCTGGAAGAAGAATACGTCTTTCCCTGGTTCGCAAGCATCGAAGGCTTCTCGCCACTTGTAAAGGTGCTCGTGCAGCAGCATAAGGCGGGGCGCCTGCATGTAGAACGCCTGAATCGCCTCGGTGACCGGGAAGCCCTGGGCAACCCGCGGAACAGAAGCGATGTGGCAAAATCGCTGAAGGCATTCATAACCATGTATCGCCCGCACAAATCACGGGAGGATACCGTCCTTTTCCCGGCGCTTCACGAACGCGCCACGGCCTACGATCTGGCATCACTGTCTGAAATTTTCATGGAGAGGGAGGAGAAAACGTTCGGAACCTGGATATTCAGGGAGATGGTCGAAGAGGTGGGAATGGTGGAAAAGGAATTGAATATCTACCGCCTTGAGCTGTTCACGCCGGAGATCTAG
- a CDS encoding SDR family oxidoreductase yields the protein MRYTQVAGEEMKLEGKTALVTGGAVRLGRSLATALATRGVRVAVHYAASEAAAVDTVSSILDAGGEAERFSADLRRTEEVTGLVDRVVARFGVIDILVNNAAIFYPGDLETTDEWNWDEHFALNLKAPFFLSRQFVRQLGGGEGQIINIADWRAIRPGPDYIAYTITKRGIITMTESLALALAPRVRVNAIAPGAILPPPGKNASYLEDLAERIPLQRSGSPQDVAEALFYLLEAGYVTGQTIFVNGGQHL from the coding sequence GTGCGGTATACACAAGTAGCGGGGGAGGAGATGAAGCTCGAAGGGAAAACGGCCCTTGTGACGGGGGGCGCTGTTCGTCTCGGCAGATCTCTGGCTACGGCGCTTGCGACTCGCGGTGTGCGGGTTGCTGTGCATTATGCGGCCTCTGAAGCGGCTGCGGTAGACACCGTTTCGTCCATTCTCGATGCGGGAGGAGAAGCGGAACGTTTTTCAGCTGATCTGCGGCGGACGGAGGAAGTCACGGGACTCGTGGATCGAGTTGTTGCGCGGTTCGGCGTAATCGACATCCTCGTGAACAATGCTGCGATTTTCTACCCAGGAGACTTGGAGACTACCGACGAATGGAACTGGGACGAGCACTTTGCGCTTAACCTCAAGGCGCCGTTCTTTCTTTCCCGGCAGTTCGTGCGGCAGCTGGGAGGGGGGGAGGGGCAGATAATCAATATCGCCGACTGGCGCGCTATCCGTCCCGGCCCCGATTACATCGCCTATACCATCACAAAGAGGGGAATAATTACGATGACCGAGAGCCTGGCACTGGCTCTCGCTCCCCGCGTTCGCGTGAATGCCATCGCACCCGGAGCGATTCTTCCCCCTCCCGGAAAAAATGCTTCCTACCTCGAAGATCTTGCCGAACGGATACCTCTTCAAAGAAGCGGCTCCCCTCAGGATGTTGCAGAGGCGTTGTTCTACCTTCTCGAAGCCGGATACGTCACCGGACAGACCATCTTCGTCAATGGCGGCCAGCATCTCTGA
- the folB gene encoding dihydroneopterin aldolase translates to MSDIIRIEKLLLRTVIGITPEERHNRQDVVISLALFVDTRSAGRSDDIGNAPVNYRTLVKKIVPVVEGGEFNLVEKLAADIARLCLAEPGVERVRVSVDKPGALRFAKSVGVTIERGRGDA, encoded by the coding sequence GTGAGCGATATTATCCGGATAGAAAAACTCCTCCTCAGGACGGTCATAGGCATAACTCCTGAAGAGCGCCATAATCGGCAGGACGTCGTCATCAGCCTCGCCCTCTTTGTCGACACGCGCAGTGCCGGCAGGAGTGACGACATCGGGAACGCGCCGGTAAATTATCGCACTCTGGTCAAGAAGATCGTCCCGGTGGTGGAGGGGGGGGAGTTCAATCTCGTGGAAAAGCTTGCCGCGGACATTGCCCGGCTTTGTCTGGCCGAACCGGGGGTGGAAAGGGTCCGCGTGTCGGTGGACAAGCCGGGGGCGCTGCGGTTTGCCAAGTCCGTCGGCGTTACCATCGAGCGGGGGAGAGGGGATGCATGA
- the folK gene encoding 2-amino-4-hydroxy-6-hydroxymethyldihydropteridine diphosphokinase: MTPGTSNQALLSLGSNIEPERNLPEAVRQLSRYGQIRCVSTVWESPPFGYEEQANFLNAAVWLETDLSAAELKDHAIAEIERVLGRIRGPNPNGPRTIDIDIVFFNPDPLRTGSRYISDTEALEHPYITIPLGEIAPEWRHPETGETLAETAAHMSPETSGMRRRDDVKIDPPRSPA; this comes from the coding sequence ATGACTCCGGGAACCAGCAATCAGGCCCTCCTTTCGCTGGGATCGAATATCGAGCCGGAGCGCAATCTGCCTGAAGCAGTCCGGCAGCTCTCCCGTTACGGGCAGATACGCTGCGTCTCAACCGTCTGGGAGAGCCCACCTTTCGGATATGAAGAGCAGGCCAACTTTCTCAACGCTGCGGTATGGCTGGAGACTGATCTTTCTGCTGCAGAACTCAAGGATCATGCAATTGCCGAAATCGAGCGTGTCCTCGGCCGCATCCGCGGTCCGAACCCCAACGGTCCCCGCACCATCGACATCGACATCGTATTCTTCAATCCCGACCCTCTTCGGACCGGTTCGCGCTACATCTCAGATACTGAGGCGCTGGAGCATCCATACATTACGATACCGCTGGGAGAAATCGCGCCGGAGTGGCGACATCCTGAAACCGGAGAGACCCTGGCCGAAACAGCCGCCCACATGTCGCCGGAGACCTCCGGAATGCGACGCAGGGATGACGTGAAGATTGATCCCCCTAGATCTCCGGCGTGA
- the folE gene encoding GTP cyclohydrolase I, translating to MSHVHDPNNNDYSHILGLLHRKLTDEQQVRFEGYIAEIFSALGLDLNSESARETPSRYLKAMLDITSGYDGDPKLVKAFETECRGGSDCRLSQVIEGPISFFSLCEHHALPFFGYAYIGYIPHEHIFGLSKLSRLVHLFAARFAVQERIGKQIADAMVTILQPHGVAVYLEAHHLCIEMRGVREKTPTTRTTFWRGFYEDDPALRAEFLNSCGIHK from the coding sequence ATGAGCCATGTCCATGATCCTAACAACAACGATTACAGCCACATTCTGGGTCTGCTTCACCGCAAGCTGACAGACGAGCAGCAGGTGCGCTTCGAGGGATACATCGCCGAAATTTTTTCCGCACTCGGTCTAGACCTCAATTCCGAATCCGCCAGGGAGACACCCAGCCGCTATTTAAAGGCCATGCTCGACATAACGAGCGGCTATGACGGTGACCCTAAGCTCGTAAAGGCGTTCGAAACCGAGTGCCGGGGGGGCTCCGACTGCCGACTCAGCCAGGTGATCGAAGGCCCGATCAGCTTCTTTTCCCTCTGTGAGCACCACGCTCTTCCCTTTTTCGGCTACGCCTATATAGGATACATTCCTCACGAGCACATTTTCGGCCTTTCAAAGCTGAGCCGTCTAGTGCATCTCTTTGCCGCGCGGTTTGCCGTTCAGGAGCGGATCGGCAAGCAGATTGCCGACGCGATGGTAACCATCCTCCAGCCTCACGGGGTGGCGGTATATCTGGAGGCGCACCACCTGTGCATCGAGATGCGCGGCGTGAGGGAGAAGACACCTACGACGCGGACCACTTTCTGGCGCGGATTCTATGAGGATGACCCCGCATTGAGGGCGGAGTTTCTAAATTCGTGCGGTATACACAAGTAG
- a CDS encoding NAD(P)/FAD-dependent oxidoreductase translates to MRYDYVIVGGGMAADAAVKGIREIDGSGTIALISEESAPPYARPPLSKKLWQGKPVESIWRGTEAAGAELFLGHRVEHLDPREKAVRDSSGSIFEYGKLLLATGGSPRRFLFSNNEVIYFRTLGDYTLLRELTEKGQRFAVIGGGFIGSEIAAALAMVGKEVTLLFPEASICKKVFPADLSLFLNEHYRRQGVEVLAGDTVAGVARHGELLTVKTGSSRLLSVDGVVAGLGIDLNLELAVRAGCTTGNGIEVDEQLRALPPDIFAAGDVASYHVPALEGRYRFEHEDNALAMGRQAGRNMAGAGEAYRHLPFFYSDMFDLGYEAVGELDAGLDVVADWQEPYRKGVLYYMRQDKVRGVLLWNVWDQVDHARRLIESGVQVKADELKGRLPA, encoded by the coding sequence ATGCGTTACGACTATGTCATCGTGGGGGGCGGAATGGCTGCCGACGCGGCCGTAAAGGGAATTCGCGAGATCGACGGCAGCGGCACGATCGCTCTTATTTCCGAGGAATCGGCCCCGCCTTATGCTCGGCCACCCTTGTCAAAAAAGTTGTGGCAGGGAAAGCCGGTGGAAAGCATCTGGCGTGGGACCGAAGCGGCAGGCGCTGAGCTGTTTCTCGGGCATAGGGTGGAGCACCTCGACCCGCGGGAAAAGGCGGTCCGTGACAGCAGCGGTTCGATCTTCGAGTACGGCAAGCTCCTGCTTGCCACAGGGGGCTCGCCCCGCCGTTTCCTTTTCTCCAATAACGAAGTCATCTACTTCCGTACATTGGGGGACTATACTCTGCTTCGGGAGCTCACCGAGAAGGGGCAGCGCTTCGCAGTGATCGGAGGCGGCTTTATAGGATCTGAAATCGCCGCGGCGCTGGCTATGGTCGGAAAAGAAGTAACTCTCCTCTTTCCGGAGGCGTCTATATGCAAAAAGGTATTCCCTGCGGACCTGAGCCTGTTTCTCAACGAGCACTACCGGAGGCAGGGGGTTGAGGTGCTGGCGGGGGATACTGTTGCGGGAGTTGCGCGGCACGGGGAATTGCTTACGGTCAAGACGGGCAGCAGCAGGCTCCTTTCGGTTGACGGCGTCGTAGCGGGGCTCGGCATCGATCTGAACCTGGAGCTGGCAGTGCGGGCGGGATGCACGACAGGCAACGGAATCGAGGTCGACGAGCAACTGCGGGCCCTTCCTCCCGATATTTTCGCCGCAGGGGATGTGGCATCGTATCATGTGCCGGCCTTGGAGGGGCGGTATAGGTTCGAGCATGAAGACAACGCCCTTGCGATGGGGCGCCAGGCCGGTCGCAATATGGCTGGGGCCGGTGAGGCTTACCGCCACCTGCCGTTCTTCTATTCCGACATGTTCGATCTGGGTTATGAGGCTGTGGGGGAACTGGATGCCGGGCTGGATGTAGTGGCCGACTGGCAGGAGCCGTATCGTAAGGGAGTGCTCTATTATATGCGCCAGGACAAGGTGCGTGGAGTCCTCCTCTGGAATGTATGGGACCAGGTTGACCACGCCCGCCGTCTCATCGAATCAGGCGTACAGGTGAAGGCGGATGAGCTTAAGGGGCGGCTGCCTGCATAG